The following DNA comes from Rhinolophus sinicus isolate RSC01 linkage group LG06, ASM3656204v1, whole genome shotgun sequence.
TGCTCTGCATGGCCATTCAGAGCTTCTGCTACCTAGAGGCTCTGCTGTCCCCAGGGGTCCCTCCCTGGACCCCCATCTGGCCAGCAGAGGCGGAGGGGAGAGGACTGGTTGGTTTTGAAGGCGGGCCTGGAAGTGGTGCAGAGACTTCTGCTCACGTTTTGTGGCCCCAGCTGGTGGTATGGTCCCACCCACTGCAAAAGGGCCGGGAATTGGGCCTTGTGCTCAGAAAACAAGGAGGCGGCTTGGTGAGTGCAGAGTGTACTCCCTTGGATGGTGTCAATATTATGAGCTATACATGCAAGATGACAGAGGGGGCTAGGTGCTTATGACACCCCCACAAACGGGCTCCCCCACTTCCAGACATACAAGATGTGGGGCGCTATGGAAGCCCAGGGGCCTATCCTTGCTGGTCCTGGGGGCCAGCATTCCTCCCTGGTTCTGCTGTTTGCAGCAACACAGAGTACAAACattgttccttttgtttcctttcttccttcatatatatttttaattacaaaagtaggGCTTGGTTGTATCCAGACAGATGTTTGCTTGCTTCAGGCCCCTAGGGGTGGTGAAACTGGGcctcccaggccccagcccctggctgtcctcccccagctctgtccctggCTGGAGGGGGAGGGACCCAGCTCCACTCCTGGGGACCAGCAAGTTTAGTAAGTCGGTGGTTACCATCCTTGATCAAATTCATGGTCACAGACTCAGAGAAGGTCACCTCCCTGTCCTAACGAGACTTAGAGAAGAGGTGGCCCCACGGCCCCTGGAGAAATAAAAGTAGGAAGCCAGGCAACTGGAGGAGAGTGGGATCTGAACACTGCTCCTTCCCAGGTGTGTGGCCCTTGCAGCTCCTTTCCCTGTAAAAAGGTGAGGTCCAGCAACTGCCACACTGTGTGACATGAGGCATATAGGACATGCCACTCACAATCCTTGGAGACAGGACTCAGTGTCACATGCTGCTGGGTTTGTCACtgttggggggagtggggggggctGGGATTCACCTGCCTGAACTAGCTGGCACTCATGGAGGTGTCTGAGTGAGCACCACAGGCAGTGGGGTTGGTTCGCCCCAGCCCATCCACACATAGGTAGGGTCACATGGAGGTGTGGTGCAGGGTCagcttttgctcatttattaaGCGCACAGTAGGTCCCCTGTCCTTATATGGCCCAGGGCAGACAGATGCTCATACCACAGAGCAATCCCTGCCAGGGAGGAGGGCACAGGCTCTCCTGGGTgtccagagcagggctgggagtAGGGTGGCTTCCCTTCTCATGGAGGGGACGTGGCCTGGAGCCCGAGTCTGGGCTGGGGGTGGTCCAAGGTATCCTGATTTCTCGGGAGATGCTGGAGTTCATGTGGTTCCAGGTTTTGTGGTCACTGCTGTGGCCCTGTGCACACAGGGAAGGCTGGTACGGCCATGACACCAGGGCCAGGAAGGTCCTGCCTCCTTCTAACCCCAGGCCAGGTGATATCAGCTCTGCCCAAGAGGTCCTTGGGCCTGGGGAGCCTTGTCAGTGTCTCTATTTTCCTGAAGATACAGGATTGCAGTGTCCGTATGTGTCGTGGGAAATTGGAATAgtacacagaaaataaagaaatcaacaCCCCCAAAATTGCCTTTGGTTCTGCTATCAAGAGCCCAAAGTGGCACCCCACCTGTCCCTCACCTGGGTTGGTACCCTCTCCTGTTCGCCACCTCAATGGGAACCTTGCCTCCCCCATCCTCATCCAGGACACATTTGCATGTTATCAGTGTACTATCTACCCCCAGGGGTCTTGCAAACCCACCTGACCCTCCAGGGAGGCAGGctggttggggttgggttggccTTACTTCTCTCCTCGCTGGGCTCATGGGCTCACCTGGGGTCCAGAGCTCAGGGCTCTGCTGGATCCTCAGCTCCCAGCCCAACATGCCGGGCCAAAGGGAAAGCAGCAGGAAGTCATGGTGTCCTGTGGCCTGTCCTGGCTGGGATGGCCACTGGAGAGGACAAGGGGTTGTACCAAGGAACGCTGTGTGGGGGAGAATGGGCACAGGTCCTGGCGGGTCCTCCCCTTTCTGGGCTGGCCTCCCCATCTCTGACACTGTAGTAAGGCCCTCTGGTTTGCATGCCCTGGCATTCTTAGGGGTGTCCTTCCCCAAACACCAACAGTATTTATGGGGCACAACTGAGGGAGTGCTAGCCTTCCAGTATGGTGGAGGAGAGGTGCATTTCCTACAGTAGCAAGAGCAGGGCTGCCTGGGGGCTGCTCCTCCGTGGGACAAGGGACAAGGTTGGCCCAGAGGATCAGCAAACCCAGTCAAGGTTCTAGGCTGGGTGGAGCCAGACTCACCCCAACGGAGAAGCCTCCAGGGCCCTGTCCAATACACCAGGCAGCCTGGGCAGTCAGATCCGCTGCCTGGTGTGGCCCTACTCAGCCTGGAGTGGCCTGGCTCAAGTCTGAGGGGTGCTGGACACCCGGTCGGTAACATGATGGATATGGGCCAGGATGGGCTCAGCCTGTTTCCCGGCCGCTGGGCATGGACGGGAGGGCCCCAAGAGCTTCAGGCTTCAGACCGGGGCTCCAACGGGAACTGAGGGGCCAGCTCTCCGGGAGCCTGCCACTTCACCGCCGCCTGGGGGAAAGACTGGAGCTgaccctccctctccctccccccttccgcTCGAGGGCTTTAGGGCCAGCAGGTGTGTTAGGGCTCCAGGTGCGCGGAACCCTACCAGGACACTAGCCCTGGGAGCTGCAGGCCGCGCGGGGGCAGCCGAAGACCCCGTCTCGCTCCAGCCAGGGAAGAACTAGCTGAGGCGGGTTAAAGCCCCGTCAGCTGGCGCGGGAGGCCCAAGGGCGAGCGCAGGCGGCGGGCTGGGCGCCCTCGAGGGGCAAGTCGGTCCTGGCCGGACGCCGGGCCCGCCGGAGGGGGTCGCCCGCAGCACCAGGGAGGGCGCGCCGACCAAGGGGGGGCACCCGCGCCGCCACAGCCGCGCAGCCCCCGCCTGCAGACAAAGGAGCCCGCCGGGGGCGGGAgcgggtgtgtgtgggggggaagtgGGGCGAGGGGGCGGGGCACAACGGTGTCACGTTACCGCCCGCAGCGCCCTTTAACTCTGGCCCCGCCCCGCTCGGCGCCGCCCGCGCCCCGCCAATCGGCCCGCTTGCCCCGCCCGCTCTCGGGTGGGTGTGTGCTCGCGGCCAATGGGAGGCGCGCGGGGGCCGGGCCGCTGGCGGGGCGGGGGCAGTGCGCGGCCGCCAATCCCGGCCGTGTTGTTGAAACTGAAAATACTACTTATGCTAATCGCGGCGGGGCCCGCgaaccgggggtgggggggagtgaggggggttggggggtgggaccCTCGTGTATAAAGGGGCGCGCGAGGGCTGGGCGTTCCACAGGCCAAGTGCTCTGCGCTCGGTGGATGCCAGCCAGGCTAGAGCCAGCCGAGCGAGCGAGGACAGGCACTGAGGGGGCGCGGCCGCCGGCCGGACGACACAGCGAGCGAGACGCAAGAGCCGTCCACCGCTCGACAGCCAGGTAGCTGCTGCGCCCAGCCTCCCGCCTTGTCCCTTTGCAAATGCAGACTCCGACTGCGCGGGGTCTCACTTGCGCCGGGCCCccgccctcccctctcctctcctgtcctccCCACTCCTCTCTTGTCCCGCGTCCCGGGCACGCGCACCCCTTGGCCACGTCCGACGTGTGTCTCTGCAGCGCATTGGCAATGGAGCGCCTGGTCTCCCGCCGCACCTTTCCTCCGTTAGTGCGCTCTAGCGCCTGCCGCAGCCTCTTCGGGCCCGTGGACCACGAGGAGCTGAGCCGCGAGCTGCAGATGCGCCTCGCGGAGCTGACCGCCGAGGACCAGCGCCGCTGGGACTACAACTTCCAGCAGGATATGCCGCTGCCGGGCCCCGGGCGCCTGCAGTGGACCGAGGTGGACAGCGAATCGGTGCCCGCCTTCTACCGCGAGACGGTGCAGGTGGGGCGCTGCCGTCTGCTCCTGGCGCCTCGGCCCCGCCCGGACGGCGCGGGCGCTAGCCCGCCCCCCGGGCCGCCGGCCGAGGAGCCCCTCGACGGCCTGGGGGAGGCGCCGGCGTCGCCGTCCAGTGGCTCGGCCGCGGCTCCCGCCCCGGCCCCAGCCGCGGCGCCGCCGGAGAGCGCTGAGCAGGAGGCGGGCCCGCCGCCGCGCAACCAAGAGCCCCTCGCTGAGCCGCCGCACTCAGGGGTCTCTGGGCGCCCCGCGCCGGGCACCGCCGCCACCAGCGCCGCCGCTGCCACCAGCGCCGCCGCCGGGGGCGCCGCGATCAAGAAGCTGCCCGGGCCTCTCATCTCCGGTGAGTCCCGcgcggccccgccccggcccggCCCTGCTTTGTCCGGCTGGCCGGGCTCCCCGGCCCTCGGGGGCCTCACTTGGTCCCCGCCTCCTCCCGTGGCATTAAAGGGCCCGCAGCGCGAAGGGCGCGGCTGCGCCCGCACCCGGTCCCCGCCCTGTTGTGCTCGCCAGCCGCGGACTGGAGCGGGAGGGGTGGGAGGGCGCGCTCTGGCCCCCTCAGAGTGCGGTCCTCGCCTCGGCCACTGGAGCCCCTCCCCCGGCGCGTCCCGGTGAGGCAATCGCGGCGCGGAGGGGGTTAAGTGCTCTGCAGCCCCGGGGGGCTTGGCCGCGGGACAAGGGGAAATGCTTACACAGCACATTGCGCGGCGACGTAAACAAAGCTGACCCGCCGCGGACCTTGGCGCGGGCGGGGACGGCGCCCCCACCGCGGCCAGGTCCCTCTTGGGTTCCCCGGCCCGCCCAGCCCTGACCAGCTGCGCGCGCTGTCGCCCGCAGATTTCTTTGCCAAGCGCAAGAGACCCGCGCCCGAGGCGAAGTCGTCCAACGAGGTGCCCGCGGGATGCACCGCGCCTGGCGGCGCTCCAGCTGTCGGCTCCGCGGAGCAAACCCCACGCAAGCGGCTGCGATGAGGTGAGTGGTGGCGGGGGCACGCGGGGGGGGGTCAGCCCCACGGGGTCCTCTCAGTCACTGTCTTCTCCCGCTCACTGCACCTCTCTCCCGCAGCCTCGCGCCCACAGAGCCCTGAGGGAGCCCGCTGGGCAGCGGACAGGAGAGGAGCGCTGGGCCTCGGCTGGGACCGTCCATGTAGCAGCAACCGGCGGCAGCTGCCACGGAGCAGCGTTCGGTTTTGtgtttaaaagtttgaaaactgtGCAATGTATTAATAACGTCTTTTATATCTAAATGTATTCTGCACGAAGAGTACACTGGTCCCAAGGTGTAAAGCTTTAAgagtcatttatataaaatgtttaatctcTGCTGAAACTcagtgcaaaaaaatgaaaaaagaaaaaaaaaaaggaaaaaagaaaaaaacatgtatatttgtacaaaaagtttaaaaagttatactaacttatattttctatttatgtcGAGGCGTGGGCCGCTCTGCCACGCGATAGCTCGGTTATTGGTTATGCCAAAGGCACGTCACCCGCATCTGGTTATCcacaaatgtaaatttatttttatagcgGACTCTGGGGGGGGATCGCCCACCAGCCGCAGCTGCCGTCCCAGCCCATCTAGCTTGCAGTCTCTTCGCGCTTTCGCTgtctcttttattattatgattattttaaacttgAAGACAAATCTGTTAAAATGGTTCCTGAGCCGTCTGCACCACTGCCCCGGCCCCTCGTCCGCCGGGTTCTAAATAAAGAGGCCGAAAAATGCTGCAACTCAGCTTTGTGTGCTTGTACTGACTCCAGCTTTCCCCCCCGGCCCCCCGAAAGTTAGGGAGATAGTATGGGACACAAGGGGCAACCCCAAACAGGGGGACTTTGTCTTCATAGGGCTGGCCCACACCCACCTGCTGCAGGCCCTTACTGTAGGGATGAGCGGCCCCGCCCTGGATCTGcatttgtcacacacacaccctcccccatGTGCCGTACCCCTTACTCCAAGACAAACACCCACACCCCAGGGATGAGCCAAGATGGGGCTCAGGTGGGCACCTGCAGTGGGTGGGCAAACACCAACCAACCGCGGCACCCCACTTGACTGAAGTGCACTGGGGACTTGCACAAAATGGACCCTAAATGCTCCAGGGTCCGCAACCTCCCTGGGCTggtgccccccccacccctcccacccccggtTGGGGCCTTGGACCCCTGATGTGTTCATGGCTTTCTCGAGCCgcactgggggaggggcagcctgaAGGCCTgcgggggagtggggaggggagaacaggGAAGCGCCCAGCctatggtgggggtggggagctgggctcTCTGCTTCTGCGGAAGAACTCAAAGCTGGGTCCACCCTGCGCACCCACCAGCCTTCTGGTTTCAAAGTGCTCccttttagtaaaaaaaaaagacttaaaatttttttatagctGACCTATAAACCTCTGACAATGATGGCTTACAGTGGAAAGGGTGACATACAATAGCCAAAACCGATGGCTGATAGTATTTTTGCTGGTGCCTTGGAGAACTGGTGGTGTATTTTATTAAGTTACCAGTTTGGAGCTGACGTCCCCATGGGTCAGGGACGAAGGCTGGGCTCAGCCCTCAATTTTGGAGATGCGTGTGGACGTGTAATTAACCTCCCCCAATTGCCCGAAAGGGCCTGGGAGGAGGAGTTGGGGCCTGGCCCCAAGGCCCAGCTGGGGCCAGATGCTGAGAAAGGACCCCCGCCCCAGTGAGCTTGTGGGGCCTCTGCCCCCTTCAGCTCTGCATCCGCCTGGTCATAACCCTGGAATCAGCCCTGTGTAGACCTGGCTTCAGCCTTCAAACTTCTCCTCTGGGGAGGGGGCCTCCTCCACATCCCCTGGGTGACCAGGCCGAAGCACACTTTGGCTGACAGGGAGAGGGAGTCTGCAGGCACTCTACCTAAATTAAAAATTGGTACTGATGACAGAATATGAAGGGGTGGGCAGCTCACAGTCCCCAAACATGATGGCTGTACAGGCCTTCTCCTGTGGGCTGGGCGGGTTGGGCGGCCAGGGTCCTGCCCAGCTCTGGGGCTCACAGCCCTGGTCCCCAGGCCAGGAACCTGGTGGTGCGAGGccacctgcctcccagctctAGGTTTCTTTCAAGGGTCCTTTCTCCAAAACTCTGAAGGCTGCGGATGGATGAGAAGGTGACCACTAGTGTTTCTCAGATATCTGTCCCCAGGGCAGCAGCTGGCAGGGGATACCAAGAGGTCATCCTCCACTGGGAAAATGCATTGGATTTTGAATCACACGTGTGACCCTGGCACTTATGTCCCTGGGCAAGGCCTTCTttccctctgtgggcctcagtttcctgcctTTGATGTCCCGTACGAGGATAATCATGGAAATAATAGCATCTCGTGGCACCACTGCAAAGCTCTGCTCATCTGGGCGTGCCCTGCCATCAGGACAGGCCCTTTCCTCTTGGTCCCCAGGCTTGCCCAAGCCCAGAGCACCTGACAGCTGGCACAGACATGGGGTGGGTCTGCCCTCTGTCACAGTCTGACTCTAGCTCCGTTGGGGATCcatgataatgataatgacagCCGTGACAAGGGGACATAATGGCTTTCAGCATTGGGTCCTTCTCTGTGCCAGACAAATGCTGAGCACGATTCATCCTCAATGAGATCCTACCAATATGGCCCCACCATCTTCCACCTATGTCtaacgaggaaactgaggcagggaatTACCTGCCCAGGGACAAGCCACTAACCTTGGCAGGGACGAGGGACTTTGGAGCAGGGCTGCCAGGCTCCAGAGCCCCAATCATTGAACTATTCTGTCCCTTGGAGGCTGGACacatggggggttggggggagccAGGCCCCAGTACAGTGTAAGGGGTGTGATTTCCTGTGTGCACACGgaatgcagtgcctggcacacacagtCGGCTGCAGTGAACCTCAGGGGTTAggatgatggtttcctttactgagcacgtgctatatgccaggcacggTGCTAGGCTCCATAGAGATGGCAGCTTCCCATGGGCCAAGCTGGCAAGGCAAAATAGAGAGCCTTTAACCTATTAACCAACAAAGTGGTGACAGCCAGGCAGAGGCTGAGAAGGGACTGCCCTGGGCAGTGGTGGGCACAGCGCTCCAGCTGGGTGCAGAGGGAAGTCACGGTAGGAGATGACAGAATGTGCAAAGGTGGGATGGAACCTGGAGCTGAGTGAGGACAGAGGCTGAGAGGGAAGCAGGGTGAGGGTCGAGCCAGACGACGGGGTGGGAGAGTGGTGACCGGGGGCTGCTTGGGGACAGCCCCTGGTGTGGCCCTGGCACTTGGCTggctgggcctgggggtgggtATTGGGCCTGCACATGGATTAAACATTATTCAGTGTAAGAGGACCTTTTGGGGTGTGTCTGCTGGACCTCTCCACCCCACTCCCTGTCGTCTCCCTCTGGTCTTCTGGACCTTCCCTCAGTCTGATGGGCTAGGGTCAAAGGTTGGATTTTATCTGCAGGTGTGGGGGCCCTGGAGGTATTGACGCAGGGGTGACAGAAGCTGAGGGGGCTTAAAAAACACCCTGAGGCTGCTGGGTGGAGGGACAAATGGGGGCCAGTTAGAGGCCCCTGTGGCCATTCAGGCTGAGGTACCAGTTTGGCAAATATTCAAGTGCCTCCCGCATGCCAGACGCTGCTCTGGGCACCAGAGACCCAGCAGTGAATGAAACGGCCGTGATTCTGTCAGCAGGAGCTGCCTCTATAGTGGGAGGTGACACAAAAAAACCTGGTAAATGAGCTATAGCCAAGGTGATAAGGGTTTGGAGTAAAAAGCTGAGCCAAGGCCAGGGGCCTATTGTTTAGAGCAGGCCAGTCCAGGAAACCCCCTTCCAGCCCCCCAGCAGGTGACATCTGTGCTTGGCGGAGGGGTGGGAGCCACGAGGATTAACTGGGAGAAGAtggtttcaggcagagggaacagcctgtgcaaaggccctgaggtcggAATATTCATGGGCTAGTGGACCATGGGGGCTGGAGcaggaggggggggggagagctGTGAGATATATTGGGAGGGAGATCTGGGTGATGGACTGGAtcagggtgggggtgtgggaaAGCAGGCAAGGAGGCCTGTGAGGTGTCTGGTTGTGGTCCattctctgggaagccttcccagagAATGGGAGCGCAAAAGGTCAAAGCCCTTTTTTTTGGACATAAATTGTAATGCAGGCTACACCTGCCCGGATTTGTACTCTCACCTGGACCCTGGGGACACCAGGACACATGCTTAGTTTTTGCAAGAGTCCTGCCAATGAGGCATCAGCACTCCATGTTACAGGTGGGGACAGTGAGGCTCAGGGACCCAAAGCACATGGCCTAGGGTCACTCACCGGCAAAATACCCAGACAGACCGCAGTCCCGGCTGCGTTCACCGATACTGTTTCAAGAGGACTGTTTcttaagtaagtaaataaataaatacattattattacctAAGTCTATATTTTGTCCCACCCTCTGGACAACCCCTGGTCTTTTGCTGTCTCCgtagttttcccttttccagaatgtcatatagttggaatcatacagcttGTGATCTTTTCAGACTCGCTTCTTTCAATTAGTATGCACATTTAcgtttcctctgtgtcttttcagggctcgatagctcatttctcttcagcgccgaata
Coding sequences within:
- the CDKN1C gene encoding cyclin-dependent kinase inhibitor 1C, giving the protein MPARLEPAERARTGTEGARPPAGRHSERDARAVHRSTASALAMERLVSRRTFPPLVRSSACRSLFGPVDHEELSRELQMRLAELTAEDQRRWDYNFQQDMPLPGPGRLQWTEVDSESVPAFYRETVQVGRCRLLLAPRPRPDGAGASPPPGPPAEEPLDGLGEAPASPSSGSAAAPAPAPAAAPPESAEQEAGPPPRNQEPLAEPPHSGVSGRPAPGTAATSAAAATSAAAGGAAIKKLPGPLISDFFAKRKRPAPEAKSSNEVPAGCTAPGGAPAVGSAEQTPRKRLR